A stretch of Arthrobacter sunyaminii DNA encodes these proteins:
- a CDS encoding FKBP-type peptidyl-prolyl cis-trans isomerase, which translates to MRKVLAVSLSALLFLSACGTEEEQKSAGQAGVFDSVKVKVEDAETVPEVEFDAPLDITESAAKVVHIGDGEEVADGQSITFKFVALNAEDASVLGDTYSQAASTLPVNDMLKEQDPVLYEVLLGAKVGSQIAYAFPDAQAQASGAEDAEEQPTQVMVLNVLSTQDTVPMLDKDEAAARNADGTLLMSQDEVAALEGDGKLPKVTFGDDGVPAVEIPEDAVEPEKLIVKVLEEGEGAALTETSTVKANYLGVGLRDGETFDSSYEQGEAIEFPLDGVISGWTYGLSGQKAGAKVLLVIPTELAYGDPAQNGPSGPLVFVVDIEEVK; encoded by the coding sequence GTGCGAAAAGTACTAGCCGTAAGTTTGTCCGCCCTGCTTTTCCTGTCCGCCTGCGGCACAGAGGAAGAGCAAAAATCCGCCGGACAGGCCGGAGTGTTTGACTCCGTGAAGGTCAAGGTCGAAGACGCGGAGACGGTTCCCGAAGTGGAGTTCGATGCTCCGCTGGACATCACCGAAAGTGCCGCCAAGGTTGTTCACATCGGTGACGGCGAAGAAGTAGCCGACGGCCAGAGCATCACCTTCAAGTTTGTGGCGCTGAACGCCGAAGATGCGAGCGTGCTGGGGGACACCTACTCACAGGCGGCCTCCACGCTGCCGGTCAATGACATGCTGAAGGAACAGGACCCGGTGCTCTACGAGGTCCTTCTGGGAGCCAAGGTTGGCTCCCAGATTGCCTACGCCTTCCCTGACGCCCAGGCCCAGGCCAGCGGTGCCGAGGACGCAGAGGAGCAGCCCACCCAGGTGATGGTGCTCAACGTCCTGAGCACCCAGGACACCGTTCCGATGCTGGACAAGGACGAGGCGGCCGCCCGAAACGCGGACGGCACGCTCCTGATGAGCCAGGATGAAGTTGCTGCCCTTGAAGGGGACGGCAAGCTCCCCAAGGTGACCTTCGGTGACGACGGCGTTCCCGCTGTGGAGATCCCCGAGGACGCCGTGGAACCTGAAAAGCTCATCGTGAAGGTGCTCGAAGAAGGCGAGGGCGCTGCCCTGACCGAGACCAGCACCGTCAAGGCCAACTACCTGGGCGTTGGCCTCCGCGACGGCGAGACCTTCGATTCCAGTTACGAGCAGGGCGAGGCAATTGAATTCCCGCTGGACGGCGTCATTTCCGGGTGGACCTACGGACTGTCCGGCCAGAAGGCCGGCGCCAAGGTGCTGCTGGTCATCCCGACAGAGCTCGCCTACGGCGATCCGGCCCAGAACGGCCCGTCCGGCCCGCTGGTGTTTGTCGTGGACATCGAGGAAGTCAAGTAG
- the pafA gene encoding Pup--protein ligase, whose translation MDRRIFGIETEFGIAYSGPDSRPLSPEEVARYLFRKVVSWGRSSNVFLTNGSRLYLDVGSHPEYATAECDDLAQLVAHDRAGELILDDLVDEAEDRLRAEGFNGSVYLFKNNTDSAGNSYGSHENYLIPRRLEFSRLADILIPFLVTRQLLVGAGKVLKTQSGSLYAFSQRADHIWEGVSSATTRSRPIINTRDEPHADAEHYRRLHVIAGDSNMSETTTLLKVGSVDLMLRVIEAGTVMRDLRLENPIRSIREISHDLTGSLPLKLANGSTMTALELQRIFLAKAQDFVAANGAHNRHVPRVLDLWERTLDAIESQDTSGIDTEIDWAIKKKLVDRYAERDSLELSSSRLAQLDLTYHDISRRRGLFYLLQSRGETARVVEDSDVKEAVDIPPQSTRAKLRGDFVRRAKAANRDFTVDWVHLKLNDRAQQTVLCKDPFAAVDERVEALLATL comes from the coding sequence ATGGACCGCAGGATCTTTGGGATTGAAACCGAGTTTGGAATTGCCTACTCGGGTCCTGACTCCCGTCCGCTCTCACCCGAGGAAGTGGCACGTTATCTGTTCCGGAAAGTAGTCAGCTGGGGGCGGTCCTCCAACGTATTCCTGACCAACGGTTCGCGGCTCTACCTCGACGTCGGTTCCCATCCGGAGTACGCCACCGCTGAATGCGATGACCTCGCCCAGCTCGTGGCGCATGACCGGGCCGGTGAGTTGATTCTGGACGACCTCGTCGATGAGGCAGAGGACCGGCTGCGGGCCGAGGGGTTCAACGGCAGCGTCTACCTGTTCAAGAACAACACTGACTCTGCGGGGAACTCCTACGGAAGCCACGAGAATTACCTGATTCCGCGGCGCCTGGAATTCTCCCGCCTGGCGGACATTCTTATCCCGTTCCTGGTCACCCGGCAGCTGCTGGTCGGCGCGGGCAAGGTGCTCAAGACGCAATCCGGGTCCCTGTATGCCTTCTCCCAGCGCGCGGACCACATTTGGGAGGGCGTGTCCTCCGCCACCACCCGGTCCCGTCCCATCATCAACACCCGCGACGAACCGCACGCCGACGCCGAGCATTACCGCAGGCTGCACGTTATCGCGGGGGATTCCAACATGTCCGAGACCACTACGCTGCTGAAGGTCGGTTCCGTGGACCTCATGCTCCGCGTCATCGAAGCGGGGACGGTGATGCGCGATTTACGCCTGGAGAATCCCATCCGCAGCATCCGGGAGATATCCCACGACCTGACCGGTTCACTGCCGCTGAAGCTTGCCAACGGGTCAACCATGACCGCCCTTGAGCTGCAGCGCATATTTCTGGCCAAGGCACAGGACTTCGTGGCGGCCAACGGGGCCCACAACCGCCACGTCCCCCGGGTGCTGGATCTGTGGGAACGGACCCTGGATGCCATTGAGTCACAGGACACCTCCGGTATTGACACGGAAATTGACTGGGCCATCAAGAAGAAGCTTGTCGACCGGTACGCAGAACGCGATTCGCTGGAGCTGTCATCTTCGCGGCTGGCGCAGCTGGATCTGACCTACCATGACATTTCCCGGCGCCGCGGACTCTTCTATCTCCTTCAGTCCCGCGGGGAAACGGCACGGGTGGTGGAGGACAGCGACGTCAAGGAAGCCGTGGATATTCCGCCCCAGAGCACCCGGGCCAAGCTGCGCGGTGATTTTGTCCGCCGGGCCAAGGCTGCCAACCGTGACTTCACGGTCGACTGGGTGCATTTGAAGCTGAATGACCGGGCGCAGCAGACGGTCCTGTGCAAGGATCCGTTCGCTGCAGTGGATGAGCGGGTGGAAGCCCTCCTGGCCACGCTCTAA
- the prcA gene encoding proteasome subunit alpha, with product MTQQFYVSPEQLMKDRADFARKGIARGRSVVVLTCRDGIALVAENPSPSLHKLGEIYDRIGFAAVGKYNEFESLRQAGVRYADVRGYSYSRDDVSARGLASVYAQSLGSVFTTEGKPFEVELAVAEVGAEPYQDHLYRLTFDGSIADESNYVVMGGQADVVNEALARSWNQDTGFPDAIRTAVGALSATRAPAEPTGTANGSSGYGNPGSAADAGAAPERLGAGLLEVAVLDRNPMSSRGTVRAFRRINTVELDRLLSGPEGD from the coding sequence TGAAGGACCGGGCGGACTTTGCCCGCAAAGGCATCGCCAGGGGACGCTCCGTGGTGGTGCTGACCTGCCGCGACGGCATCGCGCTGGTCGCGGAGAACCCCTCGCCGTCGCTGCACAAACTCGGGGAAATCTACGATCGGATCGGGTTCGCCGCAGTCGGCAAATACAACGAGTTTGAGAGCCTGCGCCAGGCCGGTGTCCGCTACGCCGATGTACGCGGCTATTCCTACTCGCGCGATGACGTTTCGGCCCGCGGCCTCGCCAGCGTCTATGCCCAGAGCCTGGGATCCGTCTTCACGACGGAAGGAAAGCCGTTCGAAGTGGAACTGGCTGTGGCCGAAGTGGGTGCCGAACCGTACCAGGACCACCTGTACCGGCTGACGTTCGACGGCTCGATAGCCGATGAAAGCAACTACGTGGTCATGGGCGGTCAGGCGGACGTCGTCAATGAGGCACTGGCCCGGTCCTGGAACCAGGACACCGGTTTTCCCGATGCCATCCGCACGGCCGTTGGTGCCCTCTCCGCCACCCGCGCCCCTGCGGAGCCCACGGGCACCGCCAACGGATCCTCCGGTTACGGAAACCCCGGCAGCGCTGCCGACGCCGGAGCTGCCCCGGAGCGCCTCGGGGCAGGGCTGCTGGAAGTGGCGGTCCTGGATCGTAATCCGATGTCCTCACGGGGAACGGTCCGGGCATTCCGGAGAATCAACACCGTAGAGCTGGACCGTTTGCTGTCCGGCCCGGAGGGAGACTGA